A stretch of Myxococcus hansupus DNA encodes these proteins:
- a CDS encoding peroxiredoxin family protein, with protein MPKLDIPITLLDPDGGWINTPVHVSELDELPVLLHFFSLKQRGNDADIDAVKRILAEFAPRGLRIISVDVTASDKELRDTNAVEAFARKHGLYHPIAVDDGSMARAYDVAETPAWLLFDADSGRLRHHFSGKNASQHARQVLERFVQSSAAAPAHAP; from the coding sequence ATGCCCAAGCTCGACATCCCCATCACCTTGCTGGACCCGGACGGCGGGTGGATCAACACCCCCGTCCACGTGTCCGAGCTGGATGAGCTGCCCGTCCTCCTCCACTTCTTCTCCCTCAAGCAGCGCGGGAATGACGCGGACATCGACGCGGTGAAGCGCATCCTCGCGGAGTTCGCGCCCCGGGGCCTGCGCATCATCAGCGTGGACGTCACCGCCTCCGACAAGGAGCTGCGCGACACCAACGCGGTGGAGGCCTTCGCGCGAAAACACGGGCTCTACCACCCCATCGCCGTGGACGACGGCTCCATGGCGCGCGCCTACGACGTGGCGGAGACGCCCGCGTGGCTGCTGTTCGACGCGGACTCGGGCCGGCTGCGCCACCACTTCTCCGGGAAGAACGCCTCCCAGCACGCGCGGCAGGTCCTGGAGCGCTTCGTCCAATCCAGCGCCGCGGCTCCCGCGCACGCCCCCTGA